From Primulina tabacum isolate GXHZ01 chromosome 2, ASM2559414v2, whole genome shotgun sequence, one genomic window encodes:
- the LOC142537666 gene encoding uncharacterized protein LOC142537666 produces MPPKRKASDEGDSSSSKVVDEFGKLLKEKEKIHGEQVQHLLSLHKPEQDRGRGQVVEAIFDFLKFEENDRVSCVVFLLTNAARTWWEATKVILNIQTLKWQEFKDLFFDKYFSKDVKTKKVKEFLELKHGSMNVNDYLLKFEEGCQFASYISKYDTEKGEHFLRGLRAEIKRVVRMSKATTYKEIVEKALMAEQDEKEIEIERKLRRQIFPPKGHGSSQGWKGGFKGKGKEENRAKTPMITPTPPAEDKPLCPKCGKHHKSERLVGSKKCFKCGSTRHIAVNCPQIYGKGKVQGRIFTMAKEGITPSYHDIQYSILLPSGDEIYPTSVRACSVKVNERTMFADLIVIPMVAFDVILGMDWLSIHLAVIDCVAKIVRFSIDGKEGGLIVSSGTSLVLPFISCMKARKMLWKGCLGFLASVLDVNKNVKVNLDDIEVVRDFSDVFADDVPRLPPDREVEFVIDVVPGTAPISKPLYRMAPTKMKELKDQLQELLDKGFIRPSFSPWGALVLFVKKKDALPLTTLTRKEVRYVWTKDFQQAFQILKDKLTSVPVLALPEGSEDFVVYTDASKQGLGAVLMQCGKVKIEHQRRAWLLQSLNFQWKWEYITMDFVVGLPSTHKGFNSIWVIVDCLTKSAHFLPVKMALSMNQYAESLHRALVSKLAFSTAYHPQSDEQSERVIQILEDLLRSCTIDFPSSWDSKLPLIEFTFNNSYHTTIGMAPYEALYSRKCRSPLYWDEIGERKLLGPELVQQTADIIEVIRERMKTVKSRQKSNADVRRRPLEFEVGDNVFIKITPPKGVTRFGKKGKLSRRYIGPFEILDRIGERAYRLTLPPNLNKVHNVFHVSMLRKYLSNPSHVQKYEPLDLMPNLTYEEIPIQILDRKVKVLRNKEIGLVKVLCRNHLIEEANWETEEKMKQRYPEFLRGKGNFGDKIF; encoded by the exons ATGCCTCCTAAGCGGAAAGCTAGTGACGAAGGGGATAGTTCATCATCAAAAGTGGTTGATGAATTTGGTAAACTGctgaaagaaaaagaaaaaattcatGGCGAACAGGTTCAACATTTATTGAGTTTGCATAAACCAGAGCAAGATAGAGGTAGAGGTCAG GTTGTTGAGGCTATCTTTGATTTTCTGAAATTTGAAGAGAATGACAGAGTTAGTTGTGTTGTTTTTCTTCTTACTAATGCAGCAAGGACTTGGTGGGAAGCGACCAAAGTGATTTTGAATATTCAAACGTTAAAGTGGCAAGAATTCAAAGATCTTTTCTTTGACAAATATTTTTCTAAAGATGTCAAGACAAAGAAGGTGAAAGAATTTTTGGAATTGAAACATGGAAGTATGAATGTGAATGATTACCTTCTTAAATTTGAAGAGGGATGTCAGTTTGCCTCTTACATTTCCAAATATGATACAGAAAAGGGTGAGCACTTCTTGAGGGGTTTAAGAGCGGAAATCAAGCGAGTTGTAAGGATGTCCAAAGCTACAACATACAAAGAAATTGTGGAGAAAGCACTTATGGCAGAGCAGGATGAGAAGGAGATTGAGATCGAGAGAAAATTGAGGAGACAAATTTTTCCACCTAAGGGCCATGGTTCAAGTCAAGGTTGGAAGGGAGGATTTAAAGGAAAAGGGAAGGAGGAAAATCGGGCCAAAACTCCTATGATTACTCCTACACCTCCTGCAGAAGATAAACCATTGTGTCCAAAGTGTGGCAAACATCACAAAAGTGAACGCTTGGTGGGTAGTAAAAAATGCTTTAAGTGTGGAAGTACCAGACATATTGCTGTGAATTGTCCTCAGATATATGGGAAAGGAAAAGTACAAGGACGCATTTTTACCATGGcaaaggaag GTATCACTCCATCTTATCATGATATCCAGTATAGTATATTATTACCATCAGGAGATGAGATTTATCCAACCAGTGTTCGTGCTTGTTCTGTGAAAGTTAATGAAAGAACAATGTTTGCTGATTTGATCGTTATTCCCATGGTTGCCTTTGATGTGATAttgggtatggattggttatcaatTCACCTTGCAGTTATTGATTGTGTTGCCAAGATAGTGAGATTTTCAATAGACGGCAAGGAAGGAGGATTAATAGTCAGTTCAGGTACTTCACTggttcttccttttatttcttgtATGAAAGCTCGTAAAATGTTGTGGAAAGGATGTTTAGGGTTTTTGGCTTCGGTATTGGATGTGAACAAAAATGTGAAAGTGAATTTAGATGATATTGAAGTGGTGAGGGATTTTTCAGatgtatttgcagatgatgtacCTAGGTTACCACCTGATAGAGAGGTTGAGTTTGTTATTGATGTAGTTCCTGGCACAGCTCCTATTTCAAAGCCTCTTTATAGAATGGCACCGACAAAAATGAAGGAGCTGAAAGATCAATTACAGGAACTGTTGGATAAAGGATTTATTAGACccagtttttcaccatggggagCCCTGGTtctttttgtgaagaagaaggatg CCTTGCCACTTACCACTTTGACAAGAAAAGAAGTGAGATATGTATGGACCAAGGATTTCCAGCAAGCCTTTCAGATATTGAAGGATAAATTAACTTCTGTACCAGTGTTAGCTCTTCCGGAGGGATCAGAagattttgtggtttatacagatgcttcgaagcaAGGTCTTGGAGCAGTGTTAATGCAATGTGGGAAA gtgaagattgagcaccaaagGCGAGCTTGGCTATTGCAATCATTAAATtttcaatggaaatgggagtacatcactatggattttgttgtagGACTCCCAAGCACTCataaaggttttaactctatttgggttatcgttgattgCTTGACAAAATCGGCTCATTTTCTTCCTGTCAAGATGGCATTGtctatgaatcaatatgctgag agtttgcacagagccttgGTTTCGAAGTTGGCTTTTAGTacagcttatcatcctcagagtgaTGAGCAATCTGAGCGTgttattcagattcttgaaGATTTGTTGAGATCATGTACTATTGATTTTCCTAGTAGTTGGGATTCGAAGTTACCTCTTATAGAGTTTACATTTAATAACAGTTATCACACAACTATTGGgatggctccttatgaagcaTTGTATAgtaggaagtgtagatcacctttATACTGGGATGAAATAGGAGAAAGAAAGTTATTGGGACCTGAGTTAGTACAACAGACAGCCGATATTATAGAAGTAATTCGAGAAAGAATGAAAACAGTGAAATCTCGACAGAAAAGCAATGCCGATGTCCGAAGAAGGCCATtggaatttgaagttggagatAATGTCTTTATAAAAATTACTCCTCCCAAAGGGGTAACGAGattcgggaagaaagggaagttgagTCGGAGAtatattggaccatttgagattcttgacagaatTGGCGAGAGAGCTTATCGTTTGACATTGCCtccaaatttgaacaaggttcacaatgtgtttcatGTCTCTATGCTTAGAAAATACTTGTCCAATCCTTCACATGTTCAAAAATATGAACCATTGGATTTGATGCCTAATTTGACTTATGAAGAGATACCAATCCAAATTCTTGACCgaaaagttaaagtgttgaggaACAAAGAGATTGGACTTGTGAAAGTGTTATGTAGGAATCACTTGATTGAAGAAGCAAATTGGGAAACTGAAGAAAAAATGAAGCAACGTTATCCGGAATTTTTGAGAGGTAAGGGAaatttcggggacaaaatttTCTAA